TGTGCTGACTTTAGAGAATAAAAGCATCTTAATAAGGCTTGATATTTCAACAAATAAAGATTTACTGTGGCATTACTGACAAACCAGCTGAAACGTCAGAAGAATAGTAATGTTAATctgttttaaacaaaaatttGTTGTGATGTGTGTGTATCAGTATCTTGgagatctgggagaccagggttcaaatccccacttatcCATGATGCTCAGttggtgaccttgggatagtcacttTCTCAAAATAACCTACAtcataggattgttgtgagaataaaatggggaaaggaggaagaactATGTATATTGCttttagctccttggaggaaaggtagtaTATAAGTAATTAAATAATAGCTcaatattaaatatatttaatagaGAACACAAGATtatgggcagtattcaactaatTTGTTGGACTAGTGCAACAGGATTTCACCATCCCTCCCCTCATGCATGCTCCATGTTgtgcccagatctgctctggagggttgaggcAATCCCCAGAACAGATAGTATATGAGGTATGCTAAGGATTGGATATGGCAAGAAGGTTTTGCTGTGCAAGAATCCTGGCACTGATGGGACCTTGGGCTATGTTGAACCCAGTTTCTTTATAGATGTGCTCAAATACTTTGTGAGAGCTGACTCTGTGTCTTATAAATTCCCATGGCAGAAAGCCCAAAACTAAGAGGGCCAAAAGGTTTCTTGAGAAGAGAGAGCCAAAGCTCACAGAAAACACAAAGAATGCGATGCTAATAAAAGGTGGAAATGCAACTGCAACAATAACGGACGTGCTCAAAGATATTGTAAGTACGAttggaatttgtgtgtgtgaaataatggCTAGTGTTCTGGGTTGTGTGGGAATGTGACTTGGAGAATACATACTGGGAATGATCTTTTAAGTGAAGTCCTCCAAGCGCTGGATTCCAAATGGCCTTACTTCAGTTGTATTAATAGAGTATGTTAAATCTCTGccaattgcaaaaaataaataaattgcagaacACTTTGGGTATGCAGCCCAAAAAATTCTTGTTGGAATGTTGATTCTAAACTCAAATCCACAGCACCTGGAATTATTGATTGATAGTATATTTGGAGGATTTTCTGAAGCTGCTCTTTCCAAGTGATCCTCTTCTGCTTCCCCCCCATTTTACTCTCCTGATGAATCTATATTTACTTCATTCAtttggaggtctcagggtggtttacagcagtATAGCTACTGCAATAGAAAGGCGCCATATATTTGGACCAAGGAGAAAAAATAATAGTGTAATGAAGAGAGAAGAAAGccctattttaatttttaatattttacattttacatttatttttattaaatattttcttgatttacaaaagtacatgccttgtctcttttttcaggttgtacagtctttcttacaaatcagttacatttgttgtgagaccttagtgttgagtacagtacagtggtacctcgggttaagaacttaattcgttctggaggtccgttcttaacctgaaactgaggtaccactttacctgaggtaccactttagctaatggggccacccgctgctgccaccatgcgatttctgttctcatcctgaagcaaagttcttaacccgtggtactatttctgggttagcagagtctgtaacctgaagcgtctgtaacccaaggtaccttaaggctggggaagaagatgggggagaggacaggtgGTGTGGTGAGGTTTATATTCTTTTATATAGTGTACGTGTGGGGTTTTGTATCAACATCAACCGGGTATGTTCTATttctatttgtttattgcatttcctGGATAGTGAGAGttatgggggggcagggggtggttgCAGAACTCCCTGATGGATCGATCCATTATCAGAAACCTGTTGGGGAGCACAGTACACAGTGATATCCTTCAGACACTCCTTAATCTGTTTTATCTGTCCAGACAAGCATTCCCCTCCCTTCAGTTTAAAGTGATTTGTCATAGATGGGTTCAATGTTAAAATGTTATCTCTAACTTCTATTTCCTTTTGTAGTATGCGCTGAAAAAGCCCTTTGCTGTACTATATAAAAAGTAAGTGTTAATCTAATATGAACTCGTGTGGCATTTAGCATATTTTAAGAGAAGGCTAATACATACATACCTCAGCCTATAGAgaaagatgagcgcgcaaccccagagtcatccacaactggacctaacagtcaggggtacctttacctttaatacatacctacatacatacatgtgtgtgcattattcagcagtgttagaaactcgaaCGGTATGTCTAGGTGCCATTTcccccactttatattttaaagaaaaaatctcaaagtggtttacaacacattaaaacttcaaataaaacactccagaataaaacaaattcaagcttccaggaaaatatttcagatccttctctaagtaaTAGTTTGCTTTCCCCGCATTTATTCAACTACTTAATTTATAGAggtgccccatagcagaagtactctaggaagccactgtggtgtagtggtgtcagactagaacctgggagatcagggttcaaatccctggtcagtcatgaagctcattgggttaCCTTGGACCAGTGACTGCCTCTTAACCCTACCTTTTGGTTAATGCAGGAAGTTAAGGAAGAACTGCTTAAATGTGGCATGATTCACGGATAAAGTACCGGGTATGTTGTGATGCCTTCAAAAAGGGCTAGATATATTTATGAAAGTTGAGTCAGGAATTATAAACTGATCAGATGGAGCCCCCATATACAGAAACAGATGTTGGGGGACAACTATCTTActtggttagtgtgttggactagaacaGGCGTGGctaaacttagccctccagctgttttgggactacaactcccatcatccctagctaacaggaccagtggtcagggatgatggaattgtagtagcaaaacatctggggggccaagtttgaccatgcctgGACTAGAACAAGGGAGATGCATTGGCTGACCTTGGCCAGTTGCTAACTCACTATCTCAGCTTAGCCTATCTCATAGGGTTGTGTGAAGATAAAGTTGGAAACCGTGCCAATAGCAGGTTTATGAGGACCCTAGGGCAAGACTCCTCCCTCTGTGGGTCTCTTTCCTTTACCCATTATCATTAGATGCTCCATGTCGTCCTTGTCATAGCTATCATCTGCTTGCATGCCAGGCAGAGAgccagtggcaggcaggcagtggcagGTACTGCtcgtcaccaccaccaccatctggGCTAGAGTGAGATGCAGAGAAGGGGGTGGGACATGCAGGTTGCAATggtgaagaggaggagcaggttgTCAGTGGTCCCCTGTTGGGATGTGGGCCCTTGGCAGATTCCCAGTCAGGCAGGTCCTTGAGTAGAAAGAATTACACtgcccttggaagaaaggtggaatgtaaacaaaataaataagagcATTTGGTTGATCCATGATAGAGATGATATGATATATTGAATGGGCCTTTGCAGTGCCGTAGTCTTCCTTCAGGGTGTTCTGAACCAAGATTCCCAGTAAGGAGTGCTAATGGTCACgaataatgggagttgaagtcaaGACAATTGGAATGCATCCGGTTGGGAGAAGGTTACTGTACTACACTAAACTTAAGTGGTGATGAAGCTCCTAAACTGATAAAAAGAGCATGAGTCTTTCGACACAGTGTGCCTAAAACTTCAAAGTCAATCTTGTCATGCCACATATCCAAGAGCCAAAATAATTAAACCTTTCTGTTCTCTCTAGAAAAAATATTGCAAGACCATTTGAAGATCAAACCTCACTGGTAAGTATACAAAACTTATATGTCCAATCGGAACAAATGGGCTGCCTTCATTGCATGGCTCTAAAGATGGATTCAGAGGAGACAGATATGCTGTGCTAGTATATGGATCCacttcattttgatttttttaaaacaaacactgcAGTCTTTTTTTTCTGCCACAGTAATTCTCTTAACAGTAATTCCTGGCTTCTAGGCAGAACTTGTTGAGGAGGAGACAGATGATCCTTTATGTTTAAATTCATTAATAGCTGTGTTTGATTCTGAAATATTCAAATAAGCAGCTTGCATTCTGTATTGTGACTTGGGAAACATGATCTATTGTGAATGAGTGCTGCAGTGTATGCTCAAGGCAATGATGGGTAAAACAGGAGCAATCTGCAACTCCATTCTGTTTTATACCTTGCTCTATCTCAAAAACTCAGGCAGATAGCAAACATTCACCCAAGCTAAGTTGAATATCTTGACATTTCCCTAACCTTTTCAAACATAAAGTCATTAGGTAAGTGTTGTCAAATGAATACTGTAATGGGAAACTCTATGCTCATTTCGCAGCTGGTGTTCATTGGGTATTGTTTATGCATTTAGACATGATTCGGGAGGATCTGGATTTGGAATGCGAATGCAGTCTCTTATctgaaaaacacaaataaaaatgaatgtttataGTGCATGTTAGGTTTCTTAATAAATGAAAAAGTGTTTTGcacaaggggtgtgtgtatggCTTTTCAGCTCTCCCATTttagaagcaccccccccccccccgcaaaacccGGATTCTTCCAGATCACTATcaccaactttcatcagccccaggcatcatggccagtagtcaggggttTGATGGGtgtccatcagcatctggagggccacagtttcctcacACCACTTGCAATAAGGCACGAGAGCTTGTGGCTGGAAAGAAAAGCATGCAACCTCATCTTGTGGGTGAGTGAGTGTCCTGCATGTAAATTTTAGAAGCAGTCTGTACAACCAGGCTGTGTCCTGCATGTGAATTTTAGTCCTGTACAACCAGAGAGTGTCCTGCATGTGAATTTTAGAAGCAGTCTGTACAACCAGGCTGTTCAAGAATCCCAAGACCAAACCCAACTGGATGCACACACCAGGTTTTCTGGATTGCCACCCATATCTTTCCTGCAAACTAAATAAAACAAGGTCATAATATTCCAACAAGGCCAGTTAGGTTTTATCTTGAGATAAGCAGCTAGTTGAGTTTCCTCCTTTGGCAGGATTTTAAAGTTGCTCAGGAGCAGAACATTCTTCCGAGGGATTGGCATTCAGCACTGCAATGTGCTTTTTATGTTGCACTTTGCAAAACCTTCAACTGACATCTTTTATTAACAGGAATTTTTTTCCAAGAAATCTGACTGTTCTTTGTTCCTGTTTGGATCACATAACAAGAAGAGGCCTAATAATCTGATAATAGGTaaagttgtttcttttttgtgaGTTGGAAGAAATAAATTACCAACAAGATCTAGCTAACATGGGAATAAAAAGATCTCTGCTCTTCTGCTACTTTGACCTTCATTTTTTTACAAATAAGTTTGGAGGAAAGTAATAGCAGTGTGCTTGAAAGATTCGAAGCAGAGTTAGGCTTTCATGTTACATAATCCGAAAGCTTGTCTGGGAGTTGAAGTCAAGACAATTGGAATGCACCCGGTTGGAGAGCTCTTGGTTCCTCTGTAACTTCATTATCTTTTTTCCATGTTGATCTTACACATGGAGAGGAAGTGGGACTGGCCctttcccccccaattttatGCATGCAACTGAAGACAATAATGGGCTGTAGGGTCTGTATTTTCAAGCAGGAACTCTTGCACAGCCACACACATTGAATCCTTCCCTTCCACCAAATGCTTGCAGGTTAGGGGAAGGGCCAGCAGAGGGCATGGGTGGACTGATTTGGTTGCTACAAGAAGAGCTGTCACAGTTTGTTTAGCACTTCTGATTTGTGCAATGCTTTCTAAAGTTCATTGCCTTCATCCatataaatattttcttggggAGCAGAACTAGTGGCCAAGGCTATGCAGCGAGTTGGTGGCAGAGGTGATGGAAGTCTGGCTACCTTAGCTCATTGGATTTTCCAACATGCTGAGACGCCTCTCTCAAAGGATAGGAACACAGAGTCTGAAATGTATATCGTTTATGAAGACAAGGTTGCTGGTTACTTACAAATGGTTAACCATTACCTGGCAGCACTTTCATCCATATAACTTGTGGTGTTTAAATGCACTGTAATCCTATTGTGCATCTGTCTCTGTGCTGAATATACTTATTCAAGGAGAAGATTAGAttcactttcttttctttggcaGGTCGCATGTATGATTATCATGTTCTGGATATGGTTGAACTGGGTATTGAGAAGTTTGTAGCTCTCAGAGATATCAAGGTAAGATGCTGTAAAACCAGTAGCTTAGCAGTTGCTTACCAAATGGACTGGTGGTTACATATGCTTAAAATGAGGAGTGATGTGGAGAAGTATACCCAAACTATGTATTAGGCACTAGCTGGCCCAGcaacgccttgctgtggctccccccctcccacttcttgcctggtttcccacagcttatgcccacgaacttccgtgtgccccatttcagtcttccctcccccccccccgttttcacttggtttcccacacgttatcccgatgaacttaagcctgcctcctctcagtctttccctcctgtttttgcctggtttcccacagcttatcccgatgaacttctgtgtgcctcctctcagtccgtccccccgttttcgtcttcctcccactcacgcgTTGTGATttattcccctcccccgcactctccgtggtcactccgaaactgtgttgatctcctacctcccttctctccggtTTCCCCCCCGGTTTCCCCTGGCTCTCCCCAGCTtattctgttgaactcctgtgctgtgatttgttctgtcacctccgcactctcatgtctgttgctcactgttttaaaatgagcctcaggcaaggagttgttatggcggtggtagctaaaggttgatttgGCCCCACCCctgccaacagcctattggcataggcgacctcaagttccgctccccctcccaccctcttctgaagtctgttgttgtaaagcgtgtgttgctttgacgtccactggagggtgcttttttttgcacaaattcacagatttacctgggaaaggtgtgatgtttttgcaatctaggtacctaagaacctgcccatatggccaaggaatgttgtgtccaaatttgaaggcaaccggtcaagcagttacggagcaaggccttcgcgtccacgcacccatcttgaacatagatagatagatagataattcattcattcatttaaaacctACCTATATTTTCCTTCAGTTCAAAATTTCTAGGACTAAAAAAAggcaataaaaacagttaaagtgATCTCTGAAAAGAATGACGGAAGCAGGGGAGGGGTGGTTCAGCAGCTTAGGTTAAAAGTAATGGAAAATACAAATGCCTTTGCCTACTGCCTAAATGTGGATATTTAACCTATCGTTTATGTTGTGTGGTTTGTAGATAGTATAGAAATATGAAATTCCTTTTAGTGAGCTCTTGTCACAGTctcttgtggccctccagatgttacgggcctacaactctcatcacccctgacttttggccatgctgactgggacagatggcagttggagtccagcaacatcaggaaggccacaggttcccgcCCCTGACTTCTCCATGTGAAATGCTATCAGGCAGTCAGCACAGATTAAGCCAACTAAAATATTTGTACCTTATGATAGCTACGTTTCCCTCTTGCTTGCATTGGGTTCTGTGTACTTTTTATCACTTATTTCATTGGCAATTTTCTGATGTGTTGCTTCTTCTCCCACTGCAACCCTTCACTTTTTAATCTtttgattcatttattttttaaaaaacaaaattgatAGAACAGCAAGTGCCCTGAAGGGACAAAACCTATGTTGATATTTGCTGGTGATGCTTTCGACATCAGTGAAGAACACAGGCGATTAAAAAGCCTTCTAATTGGTAAGTGTTCTTAATTTGCATTTTCGTGCAGTGGAGTAGGAACTCTTACAGTGCTGAGTCATGGAAATTTTCATCTTTGGGTTTTAGCCATCTGTTGGGAGTACTAAAATGTGAAAGGTTGTGGTgatttatgttgttttgtgaagtTATGTTGAAGTTTTAACTTTCGGTCAGTAACCCAGGCGGTTTTGTGGTTATCTGTCTCTTTTTTGCAGCTGGGGGTGGTGTGGGAGAACATTGAGAACTGTCCTCCTATGTAGAAATGAATCTGTAAGCTGAAATAGTTGCAGCCTAAGTTAAAAATCAAGACCCAGTGGATTGCCTGGGAACATCTGATGCATTACGGAAACTCAGTGAGTGTGGACTTGCTCAGGACTGTGGCTAGGAAGGCCCTGAAAGCCCTGTGTAAatgtagtggtgtgtgtgtgtgtggagagagagggagagagaatcctTGGCAGATGGAAATCAAGCCTGTAAATATAACTTCAAATTCGTAAGTTTTCAAAGTCATACTGGAAGTCAGTATGATATCTAAACCCCATCACTTGTTACTACTGCCCAGTTGCCCAGTTCTTATGTCAGAAGAGAGTGACTGGATGatcaaacgcttcaggttacaaacactttgagttacaaactctgctaacctggaactggttgtgaactttgccccaggatgagaatggaaatcacgcagcggcagcacagcagcagcgggaggccccattagcgaaagcacgcctcaggttaagaatggttttgggttaagaacagacctcaggaacgaattaagttcgtaacccgaggtaccactgtattccaagtcagatgggggggggttcctccttTTTTAGATAGAATAAAATTGGAATGGGTAATTTGTGTTTGTTTCCCTGTAGGCATTAAAATATTCAATTAAAATATTGTTGCCTAATCCTAGTCACATTTAAAATCTTGCTTTCTATGAACATATCTCATTTCTAGCCCCGGGAATCTTTAAAAATACCTTAGGATTTCTCCTTGTGGAAGAAGTGAACAAACTGCAGAGTGAGCGAGAtagttttctctccctctctttataTCTGTgcagttctttctctctccttctttttcaGTCCTTCCATTCTTCCCTCTCACCTGGCTTTCAGCATTTTGTTTCTCTTGTCAGTCAGCATTCTTTGGCTCTTCAGTCCCTGCTGGGCTGTTTTGGGGAGTTCCattaggttgggttttttttcttatagGCTTTGTGTGTACTTGGAAACATTAGAATTAGCTAGAATCTGCTTATACCTCCCTCATGTGATTACGCAGTACAGTTTTGGTTGCAAAATTTTACGAGCAGGAGAAGATTAATTGACTATGTAAAGGCAAAAGAATATGAGGAGCAAGAAGTTTCCTATGTGTAATCATAAAGGAGTAGACTGGATTTTCTAAGTTTGACCTAAGTGGAACTGTTATTTATCTGACTGGTGAAAAATAAACATATTGCTTTGAATTTCAGCTAAAAGTAAATGGGTTTTAAAAAGCCACTGCCCTTGTAAATACCACATTCTGCTTTTAGCCCACAGGGAATATCAAGCATCAAATAAACTCTTACCAAAGCTATGTGACCACATCAATGTTCTTTGTAAACAACTAGGTTTCTGTTGACTTGCGAGCCATTGGCTGGGTGTGGAGTTTGCCCATTTGAGTCATGTGACATTGCTGCTGAGGGAGCACAAGGGTTGGGAAAATGAGGTCATAAGTGTTATGCTAGAACAGGAAAATTCTCCTGgcccctttaaatattttttaggGCATGTGTGCTAGTTATACATGTGACAtggctacagtttccagaagcaTATTGAATTTGAGACAGTTTTCTGACACTCCCCCTCTTcctactttaaataaaagcattgcATTCTGACAGGTTGTAAATCAATTTTGTGTGAGAATTAGTTCCTCTCCTGTGACAGCACTGATTCATTAATCTGTTGATGTATTCTGAATGATGTCAGTCAGGAGCAGGATGAGGAACTCAAAGGAACATTACTGGGTTCTGAGGTGAAATCAAATGAAGTGAGTCCAAGAGTATCTCTCCTGCTATCGATGTGcaggctcctcctcttccccacctgGATAGAGGGTCAATCAGACAGACGCCAGCCACCTGTTCTGGATCAAGGGACCCCCATCCATTTGGTGTAGCGTGTTCAGAGTTGAAGCATCACATGTGCAACCCTAggcactagagcagtgtttcccaaacttgggtctccagctgtttttcgactacaattctggtcatccctgaccatttgtcttgctagctagggatgatgggagttgtagttcaaaaacagctggagacccaagtttgggaaacactacaCTAGAGGGATTTTATCCTTATATGTGAGCAGCTTAATTCTGTATATAAACAGaattaaacggctcaggactgcaatatctcaaggaccggcTCTCTCATTTGAACCtgcctggaccctgcaatcataatctgaggcccttcgtCGTGTACCTACTTCACGAGAGGtctggagcagtgtttttcaaccactgttccgtggcacgctagtgtgccgcgagatgttgcctggtgtgccgtggggaaaattgaaaaattcgaaagattttttttaaaaaaagattccagccagaatatcagctttgtgttcagccaaacaggccctggttgcgcactgaataaagtattttataatttttcatatctgtttacttactatttcataataaagtaattataaaatactttctttgtgtttatttgattcctattcaagagaattactttatatatagtcaatataggcacagagttaaattttttaacattttctaatggtggtgtgcctcgtgatttttttcatgaaacaagtgtgcctttgcccaaaaaaggttgaaaaacactggtctggagagtggcaacacaagaatggcccttctctgcagtggctccccatttgtggaatgctcttcccagggagactcacctggtgccttcattatacgcctttaggtgccaggcaaaaacgttcctctttaaccaagcctttggctaattaacatcCTAtactcttttaaatgtgtttgcgggacgggatgggggatGGGAGGTTATTGATTGGAGGGGagttggttcttgtttttattatgtattttgtgtttctctcttgcatttttatgttgtgaactgccctgagatctatggatgaaggggagtatacaaattaataaagaaaacaaCCCTTTTGAATAGGACTTAATGCAATTTGTTTCACACAACCTTTTTATATTCAAACATAGCTGCATCTTCTGAGCATGTGTGAAACTGCTCAGTTTAATCAAAGGTGTCGACCAATATGCTCTTTCAATATGCTCAGCAATATGGCTGGTTACAGCTCACAGACGGTTGGTTTTGGAAGAGCACGAATTGTTAAGAAAGCAAAAGGGGAAGAAACTGGCAAGAACTCGGAGGATAACGTAATAGAACAAAAAGAATTTTCAGAAACTTAGCACCCTTACGTGGATTTTGATTTAGCAGTGTTCCTGTTGCTACAGAACTTTGGACTAGTGCCAGCTTAAAGATTTGATGCCAAAAACATaggaaaataatatttcaaaagCTACCCACATAGAACATCAGTCACGGGCAGAGAAAGTTTGACACTGAAATGTCAAGAAAATATTTTCTCATTTCTTCTGTTAGAAATCTGGTAATTCAAAAGGATACTGTGAAAACATTAAACTGATCACTGGTATATTTGCACCTCATGCTTTTGGTTTGGCTGAAATAACCAAGGAAATGACACTGAGAAAAATACAGTTGACTCTGGAAGCCAAAGCTAGAAGAGAACGGAACATTTAGCGCTATGGTACTTTTTAAATTGCAGTACTGATACTTGTTTTTGTTAACATGCCTTGTACTCTGATTCAAGGCCACGTTCTTTCTGTGTTCCTGGCTGAGAGTGTAGTTCAAATCCTTCTCTCACAAGCTATATACAGTCTCAGAAGAGTGTCATGGTCTATTCCAGTTG
Above is a window of Lacerta agilis isolate rLacAgi1 chromosome 3, rLacAgi1.pri, whole genome shotgun sequence DNA encoding:
- the RPF2 gene encoding ribosome production factor 2 homolog, producing MESLDRVVKPKTKRAKRFLEKREPKLTENTKNAMLIKGGNATATITDVLKDIYALKKPFAVLYKKKNIARPFEDQTSLEFFSKKSDCSLFLFGSHNKKRPNNLIIGRMYDYHVLDMVELGIEKFVALRDIKNSKCPEGTKPMLIFAGDAFDISEEHRRLKSLLIDFFRGPVVPSVRLAGLEHVLHFTAVDEKVYMRSYKVLLKKSGCKIPRIELEDMGPSLDLVMRRTHLASDDLYKLSLRQPKALKPKKKKNISHDVFGTKYGRIHMQKQDLEKLQTRKMKGLKKRPAEKKTEDGKNPKKVKLE